Genomic window (Deltaproteobacteria bacterium):
CTGGATGCGCGAATGTCGTCAGGCGTATCCCCAATCATCCAGGCATATTTAACTCCAAGTTTTTGGAGAGCCAGATTGACGGGAGCGGGATCAGGTTTAAGCGCTGCATCTTCCATGCAAACGAGAACTTCGAAGCAGTCTAAGATGTCGTTCTCTTCGAAAAAACAAAGCGCATCGCTTCTAGGTCGTCCGGTCACAATCGCGAGCGGCAATTTCGCTTTCAAAGCATTCAGCCATACCTTCGGAGTGAGAAGTGTTTCTGTGGAGCGCAAACCTGGCGCCTCGGCAGTTCCTTGATAAATTTCTTCAAACTTATCTTTGATTGCTTCGAAATCAATGTTTACTCCGGCCTCCTCACAAAGCCTTTGTGTTACAACCCAATCGTTGTTGGCATTGCCAGCTGCTTTTTGCGCGCTTATCTGCTCAGAGGTAACGGTCACTCCAAATGCTGCAGCGGTCTCGACAATCGTTGCTCGGTAAGAACCCGAAACATCAGCCAAAACTCCGTCCAAGTCGAAAATCATCGCTTCCGGGTTGAGGGCTGCCCGGAACCCATCACACAATCGCTCGAAGACCTCATCGTTACCTGGGCAGGTGATACGTACCGCACCTTCCAAACCAGGCTTTCCTGGAAACACTCGGACGCCGATTCCTAAACCTTCTAAAGCATCCTTAACCCAAGCGCTTTTCTCAAACCGCGCCAAAACAAAGTTTGCTTGACTTGGGATACTGGTTGCACCGAGTTCTTGCAGAAGGGCCACGAGCTTGTCACGCTCAGCCTGAACCCGTTCGATATAAGCTTGAACCGGAGCCTGCTCCGCCTGCATCCGTGCCTTGGCCATGGCCAATGACAATTTGGAAACCGTGTACGGGCCACTGGCTCCCTTAAGCCATGCGATGACACGTGCATCCCCGATGGCATACCCCACTCGCAATCCGGCCAGCCCCAGCGCCTTGGAAAAGGTCCGGGTGATAACAACATTCGAGTGCTTCAGCAGCGTTGGCATCAAGTCTTCTTTTGCGAATTCTGCGTATGCAAGGTCTGCAATGACTAAAACATCTTTTGCGCCGCGAGCCAGCTGGTCAACTTGTTCCGCCGTTAAGCTGGTTCCCGTTGGGTTGTTGGGACTGATCATCACGATAGCGCGAGTATTTTTAGTGATCGCACCTAAAACACTCTCAACCGGATAGGCGCCGTCAACCCAAGGAACATCTACGACCTTGGCACCGCAGAGGCCGGCATAAATAGGAATCATTTCGAAGGTAGGATAAGGCACGATGATTTCGGTACCAGGCATCAAAACGCTCTTGCATGCCCGCTCCAATGATTCATCCCCGCCAGCGGTGACGATGACTTGGTCCGTATCCACCCCATACTGCTCGGCAATCATCGCCTCCAGCACCGTAGGGTTTGGATAGCCAATCACGTCATCAATGGTTTGGTCTGATAACAGAGCTTGTAAATCTTTGGACTCCGCGTCCGTGAAAAACAATCGCTCTGTATTGCCCAGCGGCAAATCAACCACTTGACGCCTTGGCGGTATTTTATAGGGCTTCACACCCGCAACCGCGTTGGCTGGCTGAACCGACAACGTTTTCTCTTCCTGCTTCTCTGAACTCATTACGGCACCAATTGAGATAATCGAGTTACAACGATATCCGTGCCCCCCGATGACTTAATCATTGGAATCACCGTTGGGAGTTCATCTCTCGGCACAGCTGCTTTAACCGCAAAACCTTTGCTGTCCCGTAAAGGCGAAACAGTCGCATCACGCATGCACGGCAAGGCCTCAACCACACTGTCGAGCTTATCTGCAGTGACGTTAACTTCTACCATCACACGGCTCCGCGCTGCCAAAACAGACTGAACCAGCATGGCAAAGTTTTCTATCGCTGCTTTTTTCTTCGGAATTTCCATGGCTCTTGGGTTTGCATAAAGCCTTGTGGAAGAAGTCGCCACGGTACCAACAATATCCAGATTGTTTGCTCGCAGGGTCGAGCCCGTTGAAGTGTTGTCCACGATGCAATCTGCATCCTCGGGTGGGAAAACTTCAGTCGCCCCGTAGGACCGCACAAACGTTGCATCTAAACCTTCACGCTTGATCCAGTTGCGCGTGAGGTTCTCATATTCAGATGCAATCACCAGGTGCTGTTTTGGAAGTTTGCCATTCTCTAATAGAGGGCGCGGCGCGGCAGCTACAACCTTCACAGGATCCATACGCGTATCAACCAGCTCTACCAGATTGGCACCTTTTTCTTGAACCCAGTCATCACCGGCAAAGCCAAGGTCGCGGCTACCCGCATCCAACATTTCGACGATATTCTGTGGCTTCAAGATTTTCACCTCGAAGTCGGGCAAGTTAATCGAGGGACGGTAGCCCCGGTCACTAACTTTTATGCGGATACCTGCCTCAGATAGAATCGAGAAAACCCCGTCTTTCATTCGGCCTTTAGGTAATGCCAGTCGCACACACTCTGTTGAGGGATTGTTTTCCATAATGCTGTCCTTTCAACGCTTGCGTTCATCGCAAACGGGAGGTT
Coding sequences:
- a CDS encoding TIGR01548 family HAD-type hydrolase; translation: MSSEKQEEKTLSVQPANAVAGVKPYKIPPRRQVVDLPLGNTERLFFTDAESKDLQALLSDQTIDDVIGYPNPTVLEAMIAEQYGVDTDQVIVTAGGDESLERACKSVLMPGTEIIVPYPTFEMIPIYAGLCGAKVVDVPWVDGAYPVESVLGAITKNTRAIVMISPNNPTGTSLTAEQVDQLARGAKDVLVIADLAYAEFAKEDLMPTLLKHSNVVITRTFSKALGLAGLRVGYAIGDARVIAWLKGASGPYTVSKLSLAMAKARMQAEQAPVQAYIERVQAERDKLVALLQELGATSIPSQANFVLARFEKSAWVKDALEGLGIGVRVFPGKPGLEGAVRITCPGNDEVFERLCDGFRAALNPEAMIFDLDGVLADVSGSYRATIVETAAAFGVTVTSEQISAQKAAGNANNDWVVTQRLCEEAGVNIDFEAIKDKFEEIYQGTAEAPGLRSTETLLTPKVWLNALKAKLPLAIVTGRPRSDALCFFEENDILDCFEVLVCMEDAALKPDPAPVNLALQKLGVKYAWMIGDTPDDIRAS
- the hisG gene encoding ATP phosphoribosyltransferase; its protein translation is MENNPSTECVRLALPKGRMKDGVFSILSEAGIRIKVSDRGYRPSINLPDFEVKILKPQNIVEMLDAGSRDLGFAGDDWVQEKGANLVELVDTRMDPVKVVAAAPRPLLENGKLPKQHLVIASEYENLTRNWIKREGLDATFVRSYGATEVFPPEDADCIVDNTSTGSTLRANNLDIVGTVATSSTRLYANPRAMEIPKKKAAIENFAMLVQSVLAARSRVMVEVNVTADKLDSVVEALPCMRDATVSPLRDSKGFAVKAAVPRDELPTVIPMIKSSGGTDIVVTRLSQLVP